A genomic stretch from Methylophilus medardicus includes:
- the zwf gene encoding glucose-6-phosphate dehydrogenase — protein sequence MTNKIDPCTLVLFGASGNLARVKLYPGLFRLDLLGRLPDDLKIIGVGRQIVDLDAWRADIKSMLDTKFKKGYDQAVFERFIARNFYHANPPTDPDAFSKLKATLSDESVFPQNLAYFLSVRPVDFAPVVESLANVGLTQEDKYWRRVVIEKPFGTDLPSAKTLQAAITKHLKESQIYRIDHYLGKSALQNILLQRFTNTVLEPIWNNQYIDHVQITNTEMLGVGDRTQFYDSTGALRDMLQSHILQTLALTAMEQPKDLTPEGVRDAKIKLLEEIRPIPVSELEKHAFRAQYAAGNINGEQVPGYLDELGNKDSVVETYAALKLFIDNPRWKGVPFYIRTAKRLHEADTRISIRFKKAPLQINDQDQNWLIIGIQPRECIKLEVQSKIPGLDIQTRTIQLDAANRWESDDSVDAYEALLLNLMQGDNSNYLHISEAEAQWRLVDPVVKAWAEDKRPVHQYPAGSRDPLESKVIFEAEDQFWRYSIELGGDK from the coding sequence ATGACGAATAAAATTGATCCATGCACACTGGTGTTGTTTGGCGCTAGCGGCAACTTGGCCCGCGTAAAACTGTATCCCGGTTTATTCAGGTTAGACCTATTGGGCCGTCTACCAGATGACCTGAAAATTATCGGCGTTGGTCGTCAGATTGTTGACTTGGACGCTTGGCGTGCAGACATCAAAAGCATGCTGGATACCAAATTTAAAAAAGGCTATGACCAAGCAGTGTTCGAGCGTTTTATCGCGCGTAACTTCTACCATGCCAACCCACCAACGGATCCGGATGCCTTCAGCAAACTGAAAGCAACGCTCAGTGACGAAAGCGTTTTCCCACAAAATCTGGCCTACTTTTTGTCAGTCCGTCCGGTGGATTTCGCACCAGTGGTCGAATCCTTGGCCAATGTTGGCCTAACACAAGAAGATAAATACTGGCGCCGTGTGGTGATCGAGAAGCCATTTGGCACCGACCTGCCATCCGCCAAAACATTGCAGGCTGCCATCACCAAGCACCTCAAAGAAAGCCAGATCTACCGTATCGATCACTATCTGGGCAAATCTGCACTGCAAAACATCTTGTTGCAACGCTTTACCAACACCGTGCTCGAGCCTATCTGGAACAACCAGTACATCGATCATGTGCAAATCACTAACACCGAAATGCTCGGCGTGGGTGACCGTACACAATTTTATGACAGCACGGGTGCCCTGCGTGACATGTTGCAGAGCCACATTCTGCAAACGTTGGCACTTACAGCCATGGAGCAACCAAAAGACCTGACGCCAGAAGGTGTACGCGATGCGAAAATCAAGCTGCTCGAAGAAATTCGCCCTATTCCAGTGAGTGAGCTTGAGAAACATGCTTTCCGCGCACAATACGCCGCCGGCAACATCAACGGTGAGCAAGTGCCCGGTTATCTTGACGAGCTGGGCAACAAAGACAGCGTGGTTGAAACCTATGCAGCCTTGAAATTGTTTATCGACAATCCACGCTGGAAAGGGGTGCCGTTCTACATCCGCACGGCCAAACGCTTGCACGAGGCGGATACACGTATTTCGATTCGCTTCAAAAAAGCACCTTTGCAGATCAACGATCAGGATCAGAACTGGCTAATTATCGGTATTCAGCCACGCGAATGTATCAAACTTGAAGTGCAGTCAAAGATTCCAGGGTTGGATATTCAAACACGTACCATTCAATTAGATGCTGCCAACCGTTGGGAAAGCGATGATTCTGTGGATGCCTATGAAGCCTTGTTGCTCAACTTGATGCAAGGTGATAACTCCAACTATCTGCATATCTCTGAAGCAGAGGCGCAATGGCGTCTGGTAGACCCCGTCGTAAAAGCCTGGGCTGAGGACAAACGCCCAGTGCATCAATACCCTGCCGGTAGCCGTGATCCGCTCGAATCAAAAGTCATTTTTGAAGCGGAAGACCAATTCTGGCGTTACAGCATTGAGTTGGGCGGCGACAAATAA